One genomic window of Azospirillum thermophilum includes the following:
- a CDS encoding glycosyltransferase family 2 protein: MTSSNELVTVVIPTRNRPDLVTRAVRSALAQSYPALEVVVVIDGPDPETASQLHALSDPRLTVLELEQNHGAAEARNIGVRHGRGAWIAFLDDDDHWMPEKIEVQMAARPAGVRYPIMSCRCQVITARGTFAWPRRLATPQDEVGDYLFVRHGLFKGETFAPTTTLLAPRALLERVPIPVSAFDDWEWLILCGGVEGCALITVPEVLAVHYTENNRVTLSTCRNIDLAINWAAAMRRHLSPRAYACLLLQATGGEQAARTAGVRWRLLNTALRDGAPTPMALATFTMHSLMPVGLRRRLRQAIFSASDAA; the protein is encoded by the coding sequence ATGACGTCTTCGAACGAGCTGGTGACCGTCGTCATTCCCACCCGCAACCGGCCCGACCTGGTCACGCGGGCGGTGCGAAGCGCGCTGGCGCAGAGCTATCCCGCGCTGGAGGTGGTCGTGGTGATCGATGGCCCCGACCCGGAAACGGCCTCGCAGCTCCACGCCCTGTCCGACCCGCGCCTGACCGTGCTGGAGCTCGAGCAGAACCATGGCGCCGCGGAGGCGCGCAACATCGGGGTGCGGCACGGCCGCGGCGCCTGGATCGCCTTCCTCGACGACGACGACCACTGGATGCCCGAGAAGATCGAGGTCCAGATGGCCGCCCGCCCGGCCGGCGTCCGCTACCCGATCATGAGCTGCCGCTGCCAGGTGATCACCGCCCGCGGGACCTTCGCCTGGCCGCGCCGGCTGGCGACGCCGCAGGACGAGGTGGGCGACTACCTGTTCGTGCGCCACGGCCTGTTCAAGGGCGAGACCTTCGCCCCGACCACGACGCTGCTGGCGCCGCGCGCCCTGCTGGAGCGGGTGCCGATCCCGGTGTCCGCCTTCGACGACTGGGAGTGGCTGATCCTCTGCGGCGGGGTGGAGGGCTGCGCGCTGATCACCGTGCCGGAGGTGCTGGCCGTGCACTACACCGAGAACAACCGCGTCACCCTGTCGACCTGCCGCAACATCGACCTGGCGATCAACTGGGCGGCGGCGATGCGCCGGCACCTGTCGCCGCGCGCCTATGCCTGCCTGCTGCTGCAGGCGACCGGCGGCGAGCAGGCGGCGCGCACGGCGGGGGTCCGCTGGCGGCTGCTCAACACGGCGCTGCGCGACGGGGCGCCGACGCCGATGGCGCTCGCCACCTTCACCATGCATTCGCTGATGCCGGTGGGGCTGCGGCGACGATTGCGGCAGGCGATCTTCTCGGCTTCGGACGCCGCATGA